A genome region from Dreissena polymorpha isolate Duluth1 chromosome 16, UMN_Dpol_1.0, whole genome shotgun sequence includes the following:
- the LOC127862642 gene encoding uncharacterized protein LOC127862642: MDATTNIFTHKETNNWFKAYIALNVTKEGLTNFVVSELKNVHSAIGISCGQCSIANLMPCPTQGLCKKRKPYTCTFHTSQLPKSCQTCDKVKQNIKSLHRFNWPSWRNSKAERWVTDPWEIGKCYLPPDGYSEVSSVQESDFNGVISILLNCKHFQTCLSPACLSPPPPDKQCPLEKIRQIGRDVRHTADCKVTDADLQDYFKTLATLLADPICLLHDTSAIDAHRKLSDLQNDQLTLTGLGELLKEANQTLTHAKEVGERLSEEAAKTMTDGLNTLEATIQVGVLRIQSETMDSIVRIKQAANEKGQDDYERGVADLLRRLKDHYRDTVSFVPLSTLDLSRDKKVQDIYASPKIHRIKIENDGRRTIQEQVLTYKDFFYRDHQLSRRSYLQGEPGSGKTAFVANLVNDWCNLNAPSMGSTKGQTAFVDVDTLQKFKFIFFISLRDCRNQTCVTQMIKTQLIDKIYADHKSEAAYNLVLTIITNATCLVIQDGLDEWSDEDALPYMAGIPQDHCIVLTTSRPWKLADERIRNSQIDILLDLEGIIDPKAFKEKVLRCLLHESIDLKENVKQFEDFLWSHNLQSISVSPMLLTLIICTWVEGIAERLSGSSLCELYTILLESLCKKANPFISHFNQSEPLPVNCFFRSKYIKPSMQHINDISKAAFSFLFSNEREMSIVFNEIKLSEYLSDNTQEFALKSGLLSVRKRTNRIDNTCSFVHKSVQEFLAAFHISGNVDVINGIISGYLKRHHNSYLDISQVFVFLCGMNIAAANKLSKLMNDQDIAHGHKVFTSFGEDYFYFLKYFDERPFQRCVVSGYKEAKANKNTPVHLHLSHCYIFGDNSEDIYHIWAMNASRARLLSVHPYEHFLKHVTIRSQDASSSLWNGLRSVFTRARDNPFPSARETQEEVNSPASFNLSLCHHLEELNLDDKVTVQPNALVGLKNLKCLRLNEVKCEGLDLSRFHKLERLILNCNVTLQPNALVCLKNLKYIDICYFKIEALCLDLFSCVNLEGLRLTGSIIAQPRALTQHSVQTQLQYCPR; the protein is encoded by the exons ATGGATGCCACAACCAACATATTCACCCACAAAGAGACCAATAACTGGTTCAAGGCTTACATAGCCTTGAATGTGACGAAGGAAGGACTGACTAACTTCGTAGTGAGCGAATTAAAAAATGTCCACTCAGCGATAGGCATAAGCTGCGGACAATGTTCAATTGCAAACCTCATGCCGTGTCCTACCCAGGGCCTGTGTAAAAAGAGGAAACCATATACATGCACTTTTCATACGTCACAACTACCCAAGTCATGCCAAACATGTGACaaagtgaaacaaaatatcaaatcgCTGCATAGATTTAACTGGCCTTCGTGGCGAAACTCTAAAGCGGAAAGATGGGTAACGGATCCATGGGAAATTGGTAAATGTTACCTCCCACCGGATGGCTATAGCGAAGTTTCTTCTGTCCAAGAATCTGATTTCAATGGTGTGATAAGCATTTTGTTGAACTGCAAACATTTCCAGACATGTCTCTCCCCCGCATGTCTATCGCCGCCACCTCCTGATAAGCAATGCCCGTTGGAAAAG ATACGTCAAATAGGCCGAGATGTACGTCACACTGCCGACTGCAAGGTGACAGATGCTGACCTGCAGGACTATTTCAAGACACTGGCCACCCTTCTGGCTGATCCAATCTGCTTATTACATGATACATCAGCAATAGACGCACACAGAAAACTCAGTGAT TTGCAGAATGATCAGCTTACACTTACCGGACTTGGCGAGCTGTTGAAAGAAGCCAATCAGACACTAACACACGCGAAAGAGGTCGGAGAACGATTATCTGAAGAGGCTGCAAAGACCATGACAGATGGTCTGAATACTTTAGAGGCTACAATACAGGTTGGAGTGCTGCGCATTCAAAGCGAGACAATGGATAGCATAGTGCGCATTAAACAAGCAGCGAATGAAAAGGGACAAGACGATTACGAACGAGGCGTAGCAG ATCTTCTCAGGCGATTAAAGGACCACTATCGTGACACAGTTAGCTTCGTACCTCTGTCTACATTGGATCTCAGTCGCGATAAAAAAGTACAGGACATCTATGCCAGTCCAAAAATACATCGGATAAAAATAGAGAATGATGGGAGACGCACGATACAGGAACAAGTATTAACGTACAAAGATTTCTTTTACAGAGATCATCAATTATCTAGACGTTCATATTTACAGGGCGAGCCGGGCAGTGGCAAAACGGCATTTGTTGCTAATTTAGTTAACGATTGGTGTAACTTGAATGCGCCCTCAATGGGTTCTACCAAGGGACAAACTGCGTTCGTTGACGTTGATACCCTTCAGAAATTCAAGTTTATTTTCTTCATCTCGTTGCGCGATTGTCGAAATCAGACGTGTGTAACGCAGATGATAAAAACACAGCTTATCGACAAAATCTACGCGGACCACAAATCGGAGGCTGCGTACAATCTTGTCTTAACAATAATTACTAATGCGACATGTCTCGTCATTCAAGACGGTCTGGATGAGTGGTCTGATGAAGATGCTCTACCTTATATGGCAGGAATTCCTCAGGACCATTGCATTGTACTGACAACTTCTCGACCATGGAAACTCGCTGATGAACGTATCAGAAATTCTCAAATTGACATTCTGTTAGATCTTGAGGGCATAATTGATCCTAAAGCATTCAAGGAAAAGGTACTGCGTTGTCTACTTCATGAATCAATTGATCTTAAAGAAAATGTGAAGCAATTTGAAGACTTTCTTTGGAGTCACAACCTGCAGTCAATATCAGTTTCGCCTATGCTCCTCACGCTTATTATCTGTACCTGGGTAGAAGGGATAGCTGAGCGTCTGTCAGGATCGTCACTGTGTGAACTTTACACAATCCTTCTTGAAAGTCTATGTAAAAAAGCAAACCCTTTCATTAGTCATTTTAACCAATCGGAGCCGTTGCCGGTAAACTGCTTTTTTCGATCGAAGTACATTAAACCGAGTATGCAACACATAAATGACATTTCAAAAGCCGCtttctcatttttgttttcaaacgaGAGAGAGATGTCAAtagtatttaatgaaataaaattatcgGAATATTTGTCTGACAATACACAGGAGTTCGCACTCAAATCTGGATTATTATCTGTAAGAAAACGTACAAATCGTATCGATAATACATGTTCGTTTGTGCACAAAAGTGTGCAGGAATTCCTTGCGGCTTTTCATATCTCCGGAAATGTAGACGTTATAAATGGAATCATTTCTGGATACCTTAAACGCCATCACAACTCCTATTTAGATATATCTCAAGTGTTTGTATTCCTCTGTGGGATGAACATCGCGGCAGCGAATAAACTATCTAAACTGATGAATGATCAGGATATTGCTCACGGACATAAAGTCTTCACATCATTTGGTGAGGATTATTTCtactttttaaaatactttgatgAAAGGCCTTTCCAGCGCTGTGTTGTTTCAGGCTATAAGGAAGCTAAAGCCAACAAAAACACTCCGGTGCACCTGCATCTGAGTCACTGTTATATCTTTGGTGATAATTCGGAAGATATTTATCACATCTGGGCGATGAACGCTTCGCGTGCGCGATTATTATCCGTACATCCGTACGAACATTTCCTCAAGCATGTAACAATACGTTCACAAGACGCGTCGTCTTCTCTTTGGAATGGACTTAGATCTGTTTTCACACGTGCACGTGATAATCCGTTTCCTTCTGCACGTGAAACTCAGGAAGAAGTCAATTCGCCCGCTTCTTTTAACCTGTCATTGTGCCATCACCTGGAAGAGCTGAACCTCGACGATAAGGTCACCGTGCAACCAAATGCACTTGTGGGTCTGAAAAATTTGAAATGTCTGAGGTTAAACGAGGTTAAATGTGAAGGACTGGACTTGTCACGGTTTCACAAGCTGGAACGGCTGATCCTCAATTGTAATGTAACCCTGCAACCTAATGCACTTGTGTGTCTGAAAAATTTGAAATACATCGATATATGTTATTTCAAAATTGAAGCACTTTGTCTTGACTTGTTCTCGTGTGTAAACCTTGAAGGACTGAGGCTGACCGGTAGTATAATCGCGCAACCAAGGGCACTG ACCCAGCACAGTGTGCAGACTCAACTCCAGTACTGCCCTCGATAA
- the LOC127862643 gene encoding uncharacterized protein LOC127862643: MEIRQKTNPVRGPYRSSYDIDDLQRAFMAVKDNQMSIRKSALYFNVPKTTLIDRLHGRISIGTVKPGPDPLFTLDQESLLASHIQTMGEVGFGYTRQETINLASDYAFTLGLRPREKPLTDRWLYKFLDRWPELMVKKTRSLDIARARCATRDAVDRYFNKLHETLVKYDLLSKPHRLYNIDEKGLSLEHKPPKIVSSKHGTTPAVTGSRGKNVTVIGCVNGVGQQVPPYFVFPGQRMQPSLLDGVTPGTNGTVSPTGWSNSEVFSGYLKEHVLQYLPLRSQNEPVLILYDGHSSHISLDLIQWAKQEDIILFVLTPHCSHLLQPLDVSCFGPFEVAWNAALHSNLRASGGRTLSRYDVASLACKVYSSTLTATNIQAAFRKSGVYPFNKNVISDHQVAPSTCFHVTAAGDACSKGSEPLEDNEKADQFLQERGGKILQNVDTAKKLRNTLSKVVGGQAVTETEVLNKIQTYKHNQSNKRSKDANKENINPRPSVSGCAKKPKVIRTVTESDTCSSEEDITDSEKCIVCKKFSPDLSKRPYIVIVKWGQCDKCSGWVHLSFCTTIRVIRRGDNFLCPQCSTN, from the exons ATGGAGATCCGACAG AAAACTAATCCTGTCCGTGGCCCCTACAGGTCATCCTATGACATTGATGACTTACAAAGGGCCTTTATGGCTGTAAAAGACAATCAAATGTCAATTAGAAAATCAGCATTGTACTTTAATGTCCCCAAAACAACACTTATTGACAGGTTGCATGGGAGAATTAGTATTGGCACTGTGAAACCAGGCCCTGACCCACTGTTTACTCTTGATCAGGAGTCTCTACTGGCAAGTCACATCCAAACTATGGGTGAAGTAGGCTTTGGGTACACCAGGCAAGAGACTATAAACCTTGCAAGTGATTATGCCTTCACCTTAGGCCTGAGACCAAGAGAAAAACCTCTTACTGATCGTTGGTTGTACAAGTTTTTGGACCGGTGGCCAGAActaatggtgaaaaaaacaaggAGCCTTGATATAGCCCGTGCAAGATGTGCGACAAGAGATGCTGTGGATCGATATTTCAACAAATTGCATGAAACTCTTGTCAAGTATGATCTATTATCAAAACCCCATCGGTTGTACAATATTGATGAGAAGGGGCTCAGTCTAGAACATAAACCACCAAAAATTGTCTCATCAAAGCATGGCACAACTCCTGCCGTGACAGGTAGCAGAGGAAAAAATGTAACTGTCATTGGTTGTGTAAATGGGGTAGGTCAGCAAGTGCCTCCTTACTTTGTTTTTCCAGGTCAGAGAATGCAGCCAAGTCTGTTAGATGGTGTGACACCTGGTACAAATGGAACAGTTTCCCCAACAGGATGGTCTAATTCAGAGGTGTTCTCTGGTTATTTGAAAGAGCACGTCTTACAATACTTACCCCTACGATCACAAAATGAACCAGTCCTGATACTTTATGATGGCCACAGTAGTCACATTTCACTGGACCTAATACAATGGGCTAAACAGGAAGATATTATCCTCTTTGTATTAACCCCTCATTGCAGCCACCTATTGCAACCCCTAGATGTCAGCTGCTTTGGACCCTTCGAGGTTGCTTGGAACGCAGCTCTACACAGCAACTTAAGAGCATCTGGGGGTCGTACACTATCACGATATGATGTTGCCAGTTTAGCTTGTAAAGTGTACAGCTCAACACTCACAGCTACCAACATTCAAGCTGCCTTCCGCAAGAGTGGTGTTTACCCattcaacaaaaatgtgatatctGATCACCAAGTGGCCCCATCAACCTGTTTCCACGTTACAGCTGCAGGTGATGCTTGTAGTAAAGGGTCTGAGCCGTTGGAGGATAATGAAAAGGCAGATCAGTTTTTACAGGAGCGTGGGGGCAAGATTTTGCAAAATGTGGACACAGCAAAAAAACTAAGAAACACACTTagcaaagttgtaggtggacaaGCTGTTACTGAAACTGAAGTCCTTAACAAAATTCAGACATATAAACATAATCAAAGTAACAAACgttcaaaagatgcaaataaagaaaatatcaaTCCAAGACCAAGTGTATCTGGTTGTGCCAAAAAACCTAAGGTTATAAGAACAGTGACTGAAAGTGATACATGTAGTTCTGAGGAAGATATAACAGACTCTGAAAAATGCATTGTGTGCAAAAAGTTTAGCCCTGACCTAAGTAAGAGGCCATACATTGTTATTGTGAAATGGGGACAGTGTGACAAGTGTTCTGGCTGGGTCCACCTGTCTTTCTGCACAACTATCAGAGTTATCAGAAGGGGAGACAACTTCTTGTGCCCCCAGTGCTCAACCAattaa